In the Vespula vulgaris chromosome 9, iyVesVulg1.1, whole genome shotgun sequence genome, tacaaaaaaaatttcttcataGTCAAGCtttataaaatgatacaaaaaatattgtacacTTAATGCTTAGTAATTTGTTGAACAAATTAGTGTAATGGACTGAATGCAAACATACTATTTGTAATGATTAACACGTAAACTATAAGTGGAAAAAggcaatatttaaattaatttgtattttatatcaaataaaatattgcaaacgtaagatacgtaaataaaaataatattgtctattttactttcttcaatGTAcacttatataaatttatttataaatatgcgTATATTAATGTTTTGTGCAATTGATTATTTTGTGTGTTTAATTtgctaaataaaaatatcatttataataaatcgtaataagttgtactatatatatccataaaataaaaaatatataaaaaaaagtgggggaagagagagagaaaaaatagagagaatgaAACAGGCAATTTACGAACGTTACCATTTCAGCAATCGACTTCTCGATTTGCTTTTCGGACAAGTTATCGGATCGTACCACTCGTAGCGATGTAAACACATGTGCCACCCCTTGTCATGGAACAATCATGTTACttttcgaatgattttataaaataattgtatagtAGTttgaatattgtattataataaatatacgattatttttgtatcgtAATCGATGTAAgtacgaaaatatcgattcgatatgtacacattttaatattatattactatttgCACGTATAAAAGGTGAATTCTTCTTAAATGGAGTCAGTAAAGTGCAGATAGACAACCATAAAAGTTCCACATTTAAAGTATCGAAAATGTATACATTACGTATACAAAATTATGATTTCAATGTgaagtgcatatatataaaagcgtCATATAATATTAGTGATACTAGACTATATTTTGACACtaatttctttgaaagtaacatatgaaataatctatttttacTCTAAAGTGCAATGTGTTTAACTGGTGTTTTatcaagatttttttattattgtaccATGCTAATCtagatttgaaataatatcaatgtgAAGTACAAGGTGGTTAAAAATGGAAGCGTGGTGGTTTTCTCGCATAGTTGCACATCATCCATATGTTATTCTATTgacaatatttctattttcttgtaCATGTTTAATAGCTCCTCGTACTATTCAAAATTTTCCAGATTTTTCTGATCCTCAATTGGTGAGAATTAGTAATCTGTATTTatacaactatatatatatattatatttataatatattatctattatttcaaGGGATTTGAAGCAAGGGGTACTAATTTAGCACAAAGATTAACAGCATGGCAAAATTTAATGGAAGCAACCAAGCCTAGAGGAGAACTTGTTGATAATCctttagaatattattattatttagaacaACTAAATCAACAggtaattcaattattttattctttctaaagatatatcataatatataaataactgtTTCTAACAGACTGACTCCACTTCACAAAGACATGGTTGGACAAGTCAGGGTATTCTTAGGAAAAAACCTAAGagtataaatagaaaaaaaggaaaaaagtacattgtaacaaaaaatgaaacggAAGAAGAttcaaataatgataatgacaaaGATAAATGGGAAGAATTATTagagttaaaaaataagaatcgattaaatattgtagaagatgaaaaaaatcataataatttgGACAGTGAAAACTTTTTCTGTAATTTACCAACTTCTGCTTATGCTCGTGTAGTTATAGGtacagaaacaaaagaaaaaagtttatgGACTATGGAAGGTGTTCTAGCTCAATGTCATATTGATGCTGCACTTAGAGCAAATCCTCATTTTCCTTCATTATGTCAAATTCAAGAGGAACGTAATAATATAAGTCATAAGTGTTGCAGAAGTTGGTCACCTGCTAATTATGTAGCATTGTTGTCTAATCGAAGTTCCTGTTTGGGAGTGACTGAGAATGATCTTATTCGAGTAGAAACTTTATTAAGAAGATGtgcttattattatcataatttggAATTGACCATTAACTGTGCAGAAGATCTCAATTGTCAGAAACGTGTTCCAGCAGAATGCTATCTACATAATGCAGTTTACCATCTATTACATTACCTTTTAGATGTAAACTTTATTCCAAGTCATGTAAGAATTgattcgttttttaattttattttgtactcAGTAAGGagcaataattttaaattatatatttctttgcaGAAACAACAATCTTTAAATAAGTCACATTCAACATTGCAATCAGTAATGCTATTTCTCCCAATTGCAGCTAGTTCAGCCAGTTTAGATTTCTACAaagaattaaacaataatGGTCTGAGTTATGGGAAGTTTAAAGTGCGAGGCATGCAATTAGGATTAAAAAGTACATTATTTGATAGTCTTTTAGTATCAGATTTCAGTCTGGTTCTAACTGGATTTGGCTTTGTGACCCTATGCATTTGGATATATACTGgatctttattattaactattacTACATTCTTTGCAGTACTCTTTAGTCTTGGTATTTCATATGCAGTATATACTCTTGTTTTGCGAATTAAATTCTTCCCATTTATGAATTTACTTGCAATTGTGGTTGCAGTTGGTAagttacttttaatatttttaattctgtataaaaattaaatatcataatttaaaaattaattatcatataactgataaatatgttttttaaagGAATTGGTGCAGAtgatgcatttatatattgtaaagtTTGGGAGTGTTGCAAGCAACAAAAACTTTCCAATGGTGGATTAGCACGATTAGTACAGGAAACCATGAAACATGCAATACCATCTATGTTTGTTACTTCATTAACAACAGCAGTAGCATTTTTTGCATCTATTGTCAGTAATGTCACTGCCATTAATTGTTTtaggtaataaaatatttatactgatATGTCATAAATACATTCTTTTGGGTATTTATCTCATATTAATAATCGTGCTTTATAGTTTGTTCTCAGGAATGACTGTGAtcactaatttctttttaatgatcaCATGGTTACCAGCATGTGTAGTAGTATCAGAACATTGTCGAATAACAACTCTGTCACCCGCGAGTTTTATTACAAGGAAAATTATTCGTCCTATACGAATATTTGCAGATAAAATTGCTCttacatttattatcttcCTCACAAAAATTGTAATTGGTTTAAGATGGTTTTGGCTTGTGAGTTTGGGTGCCTTAGCTGTAGCTGGTTGCATAGTAGTTTTTCACTATCCAGGACTGCAATTACCTGATACTCCTGACTTCCAGTTATTTGAAACTTCTCATCCTTTTGAACAATATGACTTAATTTATTCTCGACACTTCTGGTTCGAAAAAGTTGAAATGgtaataattatagattaaataaataatattcgatatataaattttattataatgatgcaaattatatgaatttagATCGATGGTGGTGAGATTTTACCACTACGATTTGTTTGGGGCATAAAACCAGTTGATAATGGAGATTACCTTAATCCTGATAAAAAGGGTATGCTAGTATGGGATGAATCTTTCGACGTGTCTCATGAACAATCTCAATTATGGTTGCAACAGTTCTGCTATAATCTACGAATTCAACCATTTTATCGTAATACATTAGGAGCACTTCTTCCTAATTGTTTTATTGAATCATTACGTACGTGGATGCGAAGGCATTGTGAAGATCCTATAGATacacatattaattattcaccATGTTGTAAgagaaattcttttccttataAGCCAAATGTATTAAAGCAATGTGCAGCAGAAGCTACTGCACAACTCTATCGCACACCTTCTTATCTGTGGAAACGAGGTGGTCCAGTCTATGCAGGTctaaaatttttgaaagaatcAATACAAACTTCATTGCAACCAAAAAATGCAACAGGATCTTTAATATTACCAGTGCCTAAAATAAAGGCGTTAATTATAGAATATGATAGTATATATGACTACagtctttcatattttcatatgaaTCAATTCTTTCATGAAGTAAGTTTTATATTCAATGTTATATTTAAGaagatttttcgaataattactATATTTCTAGGTTGAGACTTGGATGCAAGAACAATTAAAAACTGCACCCACAACTATGCAAGGAGGATGGTTCATTAGTAAATTGGAATTTTACGAATTACAACGTACATTACACGAGGGTACTATATGGGCTATGATCGTTTCATTGATTTTAGCACTTGCAGTATTAGCACTCGTAACATTAAATCCTTTAGTTAGTATATATGCAATTATAACAATTGGTGCTGCCATTATAGTGACTGTTGCTACTTTAATTCTTCTTGGCTGGAAACTCAATGTTCTCGAAAGTGTTGCAGTATCTACTGCTATAGGTagcattaattatatattaaatagataatgttaaatacatatacaaagaTAACAGAATTTTATGTTTCTCAAGGTTTGGCAGTGGATTTCAGTTTACATTACGCTGTAAGTTATCGAGCATGCAACTCGGAACAAAGAATTGATAAAGTTAAAGCAGCATTGGATCAAATGGGTGGACCAACACTGATGGCAACATTAACAAGTGGAGTTGCTGGTGCTCTCATGTTACCCTCTGATGTATTGGCATATATACAGATTGGTATATTTCTATTGCTTGTGATGGGGATAAGTTGGATTTATgctacattatttttatgccCAATGTTAGCAGTCATTGGTCCATCATCGCATTTTGCTCAATTTCAATACCCAAGGTAAcataacgaatatataaatgacagtatttattttttgttttaatattaatcagattaatattaatttcagagcaaggaaattattattttgttttcgtaaaaaagaatcaGAAGAGTTGGCAGAAACAAATAGAGATAATGGTAAAAtggtaaaaaaaggaaaaggaaagggaatgCTATCTGAATCAACATTAAGTACTTCTAGCACAGTATGTCAATTTCATTGTAGTGAACCGGAAATTCTTATTGCACGGCCTCCTTCTTCATCGTTACCTCCATCACCGACATCGGCATTACTTTATTTAGATAGTAATCAAACCACTGTGTGGAACAATAGACGAAAACAAATGAACGATCTTGATTGAATATCTATATTCAGAAATCttaaaacataatattattgatcacGTGTTACCTTCATTGTGAACTAAATGGAACTATGATCTTATCTAATTAATGTGTCATTGGCTGTGTTCAGGTAGTTAATAAGACTGTTTGTTACTTATATGTTTGTCTATCGTCGACATTCATTGGGCTTCCTATATTCTTTATGTGGTTTACATATTTGCGTATATACGCGCACGAAGACatactacatatacatatatattattgcatGCAGATAATAACAGAGTGCGTATAgctctatttatctttttgatCTGTATacactttatttttcattctctaaTAACTTCATTCATATGacaagatatatgtatatacatatatatgtatatatgtgtatgtgtgtgaatgtgtgggtgtgtggatgtgtgtgtaagtaaatagatttctttataaataatgcCATTTGAGAGAcaattcaaaaaatttttaaagctCTGACATATCTGCAAATTCAcgaaacaatattaatttgcgttaatgataaatgtattaaatattatataatattttatattcccattatttttaaacattattcTTACATATAAAGTTCGGGTATATGTCATTCTTATTTAACAATATAGTAATCTTCAGATGTATGTTAAATGGCAAGCTTAACTTTATAAGTGTTAGACTTTCTGCAAtctatgaatttatatttttttaactaattGTAGGATAATGTTATTTAATCTGGTAAACAGATTTATTAGatcaaaagattaattatatgtaattttcttaatagtgctaaatatctttaataaaagagacaaatactctctctctctctctgaccaTAAAAAATTTTAGCTATAAATACATGAGAattggaaataattattttatgattctAAGTATAGAgtacaaattgttaatttaatgaatacaTCTTAATTTACAATTTCCTTGAGaatatacttacttattttttataatactaacatggaaaaattttaataaaatgaattctagaaataaataaatgaaaacaagATTTTGTTCACCACTTTGAGTTGGTAAgtaattatattgataatgataataatacttaagaaatatacataatacgaAAGTAGTTGTTGGTAAAGAGTGATACATACTATATTgttacaattataatttttatcattcaacTCATCAAATATGTTAATCCTCAACAATTGATGATTATGTCTCTATAATGGAAAAATGTACATTGAACTATTTTAATGAgccaaaaatatattcgtttatgagttttttttaaatatatgtatacaaacagtatttatataaattttaccaaaaaaaattgttttttttgaaataatattaacggcaataaaaatatattatatcaagcttaatgtaaatttcaatgagaaaatacgttaaaaataaaacaaagcaAGTgcttgttatttttcttttattccacAGAAATTTCTTAAACGCGTCGTCGGCGTTTATGATTAAATGGACTAAGTGGTGGTTCAATAAGAGGACGTTTCTCGATTCGCGGCAAACTTGAGTTATACTTGCGAATAGGTTGAACCTTACgaatagttttctttctcaaacaAGCAATTTCacctttttctaatttcttctcAGTTGTAGCAACCTGtcaattacaaaattatatgtaaatatatcttcAGATGTGGATGAAGCGTATGAACATACGAATAATACGAAAGTGtttgttatcttttaaaaataatgatgatcGTTATTTCTTGTAATGAATGTTTAATGAATGCTtaagatatacataaatgACATTACCAAACATTTTaacatttccttttctctttccttttcttttaatttttcctcgAAGCGTTTTCTTTCCTGAGCTCTAACTGCTGTCAAAAGAGGTGGAGTTTTTGGTATTTTTAAAACTCTTTTAGCAGGACGAGGTAGGAATGGCGGCTTTTTCCAAATCTTttcgtaaatgaaaaaagtatttattatacatagtgaaagcatgtaaataaaatattacacgaTAACGTACCTCTGTACATTTTTTGATAGCTTTTTCGGAACTTATGTTATTTGattctttaaattttccaCTAATAactgttttaataaatttggGTACAGGTTGTGCTCGAAATACATGcaattttttgtcttctttaaaCGTCTTAaaagcaataaaaattttatataaaacataattattaagaaaaaattatcaaaaatgataacatacttcttaaatatattttaccttttgttgttttttcgtgttggatttatttcgtaaatcATAAGTAAAAGACTTCACAGCAGTGTGCACTTtttctgttatattttttgtattttctcttGTCGTTGTTTTATGTTTCACTTTAATACActgaaatattaatcgaattagagcaagtgaaatatttttaatattaaattaataagttaaacattttttaaattaaattaatactcGTCTTGTTaaatcttgtttcttttcccctCGATTTTCTTCCGTTTGATTCGTATCAATGTTCTTACTCaattgttgtttcttttctttcgtcaaagaaaaattgtctaataagctaaaagaaaaacatcaaATAAAGTTTCGTTCGTAAGATATAAAGTCATGAAATGTAGTAAAAGTATTAAGTGCATGACAATTACTTAATTAGTTCATTGTGATCGTTATAATCACTCGTTCTAGGAAGTGTCCGCGCATTTGCACTGTGCTGCAatggtttttcttcttcttttgtttcttaacataaagaaatatttataatcgtattaataaatttgaataagaataaaagataatccAATTATTTTACTAGTaagttataaatgtatacCAAAAAATCTATCAGAGATTTCAGGTAcgttaaaaaaatctataaactGTGGAGAATCAATCCTATCCCAAGGATCTAACGTTACATTAACACGATTAATCCAATCTTTAAacaagtttttttcttctttattttgtgGCCACAATTGTCTATTTGTTGGTTTTGACTTAAATCTGTAATAAGATAGCGGTGTTTCTGTTTCCATTGTCaattaagataaatataagagtaaaactttttgaaaaaagagacaaatcGCCATTACAACGTAATTTCTAACAGTTTACTGTTCGTGTAGTTAACGAAATCTCTGAAGGTTGATTCGTAACTGTTCAacggagaaggaaaataaacatGATGCTAATGAAAACAATGTTTCGATGTAGGTAAACATTCTTCCAATTATTAAACATGTTttaatgtgtgtatattgaATAAGTGCTTCTTATTGTATCTTCatgttcattaatttattttgttccgaagattataaattttgttcgatTTCATAACATTCATAAATTAATCGCCTTAAATTGAAAGAATGTTTTAAAGAGCGCATGCTTATGTTATGCGCATGATATCTTAGTAATATGCCGTGTATTAGTAAAAGATTCCCATGGATACGTAAAGCCAAACATAGCACGTGATTTAGACGCTACTATTTAGAGCGAATAACATTGTGGAAAATATTAAGATTATATGaacatgtatatttatttttttttgttaagcGCAACtcaattgaattaaaataaaaataaacatttattaatatatttgaaaatttcaatatgcACGGATTAAGgtaaagatatattaatttttacatccTACagaacttatatattttaaaataatataaaaatttgtatctttttaatatattatttttagagcAGATCATAATTCAGGCAGTAGTCTTGGAACAAGCAGGTGGTTGGAGGCCATTTGGGAACCGAGCGCTAAAATTTATACTCTTCCTGGCGGCCTCGATATGCTAGATGTAAACGGTGATGGTGATGTGCGTCTTGTGTCCACAGATTTAGGATCCGTTAACGCTAATTCAACAAAGGTGTTTAACATCAACCATTTTGATattacgattttttctttataaagaataattttttgttcttttaagaTACGCGTTTATAAAGGAAGTGATCAAATAACGGAACATAATATGGTAGATGCACCTTGTGGAGTCGCTGGATTTTATACAGAGAACGGTGAACCCAGATCAGCCGTATTAGCTGCAGGAGCCGGCTCCAGCGTTTATATCTTTAAGAATTTAAGgccattttttaaatattgccTGCCGCATCTCGAAGCTCATCCTAAAGAGCGAGAAGTGCGTCtaagattaaaattatatatttttcctgtACCATCAATGTTATTTGCGTTGGACGATATACCCGAGTTTTCTTCAGATATGGCATAAGGCTGGTCTCGAAGAAGAACTAAACGTGCTGACATTAGCCGATGATCTAGACTCGTTGTTGAAAGAACTTGGGGCAGCAGCAATTTCTCCACGTAccttaaaatttttatcgatggaTGTAAATTTACGAATGAGTTTTGCGGAACAATACAGAAGGATACCTTTGATTAAAAACAACGCAGTCACCGCCCTTGGTGTTATCAGAAAGGATTCATGGAATGATCCTGCTTGTAGTTGCCTTATAATCGGCACAGAAAACAGAGAGATCCTCGTATTGGATCCGAGGTACGAGAGatgtattaatttcttacagaatcatttcaatttttctctttttattcgtctttttTAGAGCGTTTACCGTTATGGACAAGCATCTTTTAAAGTGGCCTCCTGTATCATTCGCCACTACTGGTTTGTGGGCTGGTGATGGGCGAATTATGGTGGTCGGTAGAGACGGAAACATAGGAGCGATACGAAGAGGGAGTCCTGTGAAACTCTGGGAAAAACTTGAAGCTCCGATCGTTGCTATCTCTGTTCTTAACGGTGATGGTGCAGCAGTCGCTATTATGGACGGAACGTTATTAGGATTTTCCAAAAAAGTAGGAATTTGGAAACAAAGATttcataacaaaaatatacataagcATACATATGTTATTTTTTCAGGGTATTAAAGTATGGAGCATCAATGTACCAGGTATTATATTAGACATGGTAAGTTTGCCAGTACCACAAAGCGGACTTTCTTTACTAGCCGTCAGTACGGCTGGATATGGTGTACGAATATACGATGGTAAGCATCACGTGGACACGATTAAAACAATGGAACCAGTGTCTGCGATAAAGGTATCTTTTTATCTACTGTGTTTAATAATTCTCAACTAACTCTTATACAGAAAACGGATGTTTTACAGTATGGACGGATGGGACAAGAAGAACGAGCGATGGCGATGGTAACGGTCAGTGGTGGTCTCTGTGTGAAGATATTAAAGCGAACTGCAGATTTTAGTATACATAATACAATTTTCTCCGTGACACCAAATGGTGGTACAAAATTTGTGATACCAAAAAAAACGCGTCTTTTCGTGGAGCAAACAATAAGAGAAAGATCTGAAgcgaaaaaaattcataatactTTTCAACAGGGTTTTCTACGACTACGCTTAACTATTGCCAAAAATGCTCTTGATCTGTTAACCGGTTGTGAAAATACAGGACTTGATCCGATATCCTTGGAGGCTAATGTCCTTGGCT is a window encoding:
- the LOC127066532 gene encoding protein dispatched codes for the protein MEAWWFSRIVAHHPYVILLTIFLFSCTCLIAPRTIQNFPDFSDPQLGFEARGTNLAQRLTAWQNLMEATKPRGELVDNPLEYYYYLEQLNQQTDSTSQRHGWTSQGILRKKPKSINRKKGKKYIVTKNETEEDSNNDNDKDKWEELLELKNKNRLNIVEDEKNHNNLDSENFFCNLPTSAYARVVIGTETKEKSLWTMEGVLAQCHIDAALRANPHFPSLCQIQEERNNISHKCCRSWSPANYVALLSNRSSCLGVTENDLIRVETLLRRCAYYYHNLELTINCAEDLNCQKRVPAECYLHNAVYHLLHYLLDVNFIPSHKQQSLNKSHSTLQSVMLFLPIAASSASLDFYKELNNNGLSYGKFKVRGMQLGLKSTLFDSLLVSDFSLVLTGFGFVTLCIWIYTGSLLLTITTFFAVLFSLGISYAVYTLVLRIKFFPFMNLLAIVVAVGIGADDAFIYCKVWECCKQQKLSNGGLARLVQETMKHAIPSMFVTSLTTAVAFFASIVSNVTAINCFSLFSGMTVITNFFLMITWLPACVVVSEHCRITTLSPASFITRKIIRPIRIFADKIALTFIIFLTKIVIGLRWFWLVSLGALAVAGCIVVFHYPGLQLPDTPDFQLFETSHPFEQYDLIYSRHFWFEKVEMIDGGEILPLRFVWGIKPVDNGDYLNPDKKGMLVWDESFDVSHEQSQLWLQQFCYNLRIQPFYRNTLGALLPNCFIESLRTWMRRHCEDPIDTHINYSPCCKRNSFPYKPNVLKQCAAEATAQLYRTPSYLWKRGGPVYAGLKFLKESIQTSLQPKNATGSLILPVPKIKALIIEYDSIYDYSLSYFHMNQFFHEVETWMQEQLKTAPTTMQGGWFISKLEFYELQRTLHEGTIWAMIVSLILALAVLALVTLNPLVSIYAIITIGAAIIVTVATLILLGWKLNVLESVAVSTAIGLAVDFSLHYAVSYRACNSEQRIDKVKAALDQMGGPTLMATLTSGVAGALMLPSDVLAYIQIGIFLLLVMGISWIYATLFLCPMLAVIGPSSHFAQFQYPRARKLLFCFRKKESEELAETNRDNGKMVKKGKGKGMLSESTLSTSSTVCQFHCSEPEILIARPPSSSLPPSPTSALLYLDSNQTTVWNNRRKQMNDLD
- the LOC127066535 gene encoding Bardet-Biedl syndrome 1 protein isoform X1, giving the protein MHGLRADHNSGSSLGTSRWLEAIWEPSAKIYTLPGGLDMLDVNGDGDVRLVSTDLGSVNANSTKIRVYKGSDQITEHNMVDAPCGVAGFYTENGEPRSAVLAAGAGSSVYIFKNLRPFFKYCLPHLEAHPKEREIWHKAGLEEELNVLTLADDLDSLLKELGAAAISPRTLKFLSMDVNLRMSFAEQYRRIPLIKNNAVTALGVIRKDSWNDPACSCLIIGTENREILVLDPRAFTVMDKHLLKWPPVSFATTGLWAGDGRIMVVGRDGNIGAIRRGSPVKLWEKLEAPIVAISVLNGDGAAVAIMDGTLLGFSKKGIKVWSINVPGIILDMVSLPVPQSGLSLLAVSTAGYGVRIYDGKHHVDTIKTMEPVSAIKYGRMGQEERAMAMVTVSGGLCVKILKRTADFSIHNTIFSVTPNGGTKFVIPKKTRLFVEQTIRERSEAKKIHNTFQQGFLRLRLTIAKNALDLLTGCENTGLDPISLEANVLGLGPNYRIQILITNISDGLSDTGLFIVCRGENTEVNPRVVNLPLLPSGIPIPITIDATLINRISGKVQVLLCKKDKSKPLTFTNVILPAAEEEIEV
- the LOC127066538 gene encoding targeting protein for Xklp2-like: METETPLSYYRFKSKPTNRQLWPQNKEEKNLFKDWINRVNVTLDPWDRIDSPQFIDFFNVPEISDRFFETKEEEKPLQHSANARTLPRTSDYNDHNELINLLDNFSLTKEKKQQLSKNIDTNQTEENRGEKKQDLTRRCIKVKHKTTTRENTKNITEKVHTAVKSFTYDLRNKSNTKKQQKTFKEDKKLHVFRAQPVPKFIKTVISGKFKESNNISSEKAIKKCTEIWKKPPFLPRPAKRVLKIPKTPPLLTAVRAQERKRFEEKLKEKEREKEMLKCLVATTEKKLEKGEIACLRKKTIRKVQPIRKYNSSLPRIEKRPLIEPPLSPFNHKRRRRV
- the LOC127066535 gene encoding Bardet-Biedl syndrome 1 protein isoform X2; the protein is MLDVNGDGDVRLVSTDLGSVNANSTKIRVYKGSDQITEHNMVDAPCGVAGFYTENGEPRSAVLAAGAGSSVYIFKNLRPFFKYCLPHLEAHPKEREIWHKAGLEEELNVLTLADDLDSLLKELGAAAISPRTLKFLSMDVNLRMSFAEQYRRIPLIKNNAVTALGVIRKDSWNDPACSCLIIGTENREILVLDPRAFTVMDKHLLKWPPVSFATTGLWAGDGRIMVVGRDGNIGAIRRGSPVKLWEKLEAPIVAISVLNGDGAAVAIMDGTLLGFSKKGIKVWSINVPGIILDMVSLPVPQSGLSLLAVSTAGYGVRIYDGKHHVDTIKTMEPVSAIKYGRMGQEERAMAMVTVSGGLCVKILKRTADFSIHNTIFSVTPNGGTKFVIPKKTRLFVEQTIRERSEAKKIHNTFQQGFLRLRLTIAKNALDLLTGCENTGLDPISLEANVLGLGPNYRIQILITNISDGLSDTGLFIVCRGENTEVNPRVVNLPLLPSGIPIPITIDATLINRISGKVQVLLCKKDKSKPLTFTNVILPAAEEEIEV